From one Gossypium hirsutum isolate 1008001.06 chromosome D08, Gossypium_hirsutum_v2.1, whole genome shotgun sequence genomic stretch:
- the LOC107906789 gene encoding probable inorganic phosphate transporter 1-4: MANQLGVLNALDAGKTQWYHFTAIVIAGMGFFTDAYDLFSISLITKLLGHIYYFDALSEKPGTLPPCIVAVVNGVGFCETLAGQLFFGWLGDKLGRKRVYGLTLMLMVIFSIASGLSFGKSPDGVMATLCFFR; the protein is encoded by the exons ATGGCAAACCAGCTTGGAGTTCTTAATGCGTTGGATGCAGGAAAGACACAATGGTACCATTTCACTGCAATTGTGATTGCTGGAATGGGTTTCTTCACTGATGCTTATGACCTTTTTAGCATCTCTCTTATCACAAAATTGCTTGGTCATATTTACTACTTCGATGCACTTTCTGAAAAGCCTGGAACTTTGCCTCCTTGTATTGTAGCTGTTGTTAATGGTGTGGGCTTTTGCGAAACTTTAGCTGGACAGCTTTTCTTTGGTTGGCTTGGTGATAAATTAGGCCGAAAACGAGTTTATGGACTCACCTTGATGCTCATGGTGATCTTTTCCATTGCCTCTGGACTTTCCTTCGGAAAGTCTCCAGATGGTGTAATGGCAACCCTTTGCTTCTTCAG GTGA
- the LOC107909894 gene encoding glycine--tRNA ligase, chloroplastic/mitochondrial 2 isoform X2, with the protein MAAPFLSTPFQPYVYQISVESLCPKQAENELEVRGPPALKAFDPKENPTKAAEGFCRRYAVPLDSLFRKADGESILIPA; encoded by the exons ATGGCTGCCCCTTTTCTTTCTACTCCTTTTCAACCCTACGTTTATCAG ATATCTGTTGAAAGTCTTTGTCCAAAGCAAGCAGAGAACGAGCTTGAGGTTCGGGGACCTCCCGCTTTGAAAGCCTTTGACCCTAAGGAAAATCCTACAAAG GCTGCTGAGGGTTTTTGCCGCAGATATGCTGTTCCACTAGATTCTTTGTTCAGAAAGGCAGACGGTGAGTCAATTTTGATTCCTGCATAA
- the LOC107909894 gene encoding 26S proteasome regulatory subunit 8 homolog B isoform X1: MQSRFDILKIHSRRMNLMRGIDLKKIAEKMNGASGAELKAVCTESGMFALRERRVHVTQEDFEMVMAKVMKKESEKNMSLRKLWK; this comes from the exons ATGCAGTCTCGTTTCGACATCTTAAAAATACATTCTAGAAGAATGAATTTGATGAGAGGGATTGATCTAAAGAAGATTGCTGAGAAGATGAACGGTGCTTCTGGTGCAGAGCTTAAG GCTGTGTGCACGGAATCAGGAATGTTTGCTTTGAGGGAAAGGAGAGTCCACGTAACACAAGAAGATTTTGAGATGGTGATGGCGAAAGTAATGAAGAAGGAGAGCGAGAAAAACATGTCCTTACGGAAGCTATGGAAgtga